In the genome of Gemmatimonadaceae bacterium, one region contains:
- a CDS encoding ATP-dependent Clp protease ATP-binding subunit — translation MNGYNFTERVRKVLAMAREEAARLHHEYVGTEHILLGLIREGEGVAAQVLQNLSVELDDIQQKIEETVKKGKAGQTTGPDLPYTSRAKKVLELAMAEARDLNHSYVGTEHLLLGLLREEKGIAAQVLTDAGVNLDAARAETLRILGTEMPQGGGQQPAGTAPAQTPPKGEKKSKTPALDHFCRDLTQLAAEGQLDPTIGRSKEIQRVMEVLTRRKKNNPVLIGEPGVGKTAIVEGLAQLIANGECPESLRDHRVLSLDMAAVIAGTKYRGQFEERLKAVMNEIAQNKQIILFIDELHTLVGAGAAEGAIDASNMLKPALARGELQCVGASTLNEYRKYIEKDGALERRFQTVIVDPPSVDETVEILRGLRKKYEDHHKVTIPDITLVSASKLSERYITDRFLPDKAIDVIDEAGARARLAAQAPPPEVAALKADLEKVNTEKEAAVRDQNFERAASLRDKEREIQGGIKQKQAEWEARRQSHRPVLGEEEIAFIVSRWTGIPVTRLQEAETSRLLRMEDELHETVIGQDEAIKAISKAIRRSRAGLKDPRRPIGSFVFSGPTGVGKTELARALAKFLFADESALIRVDMSEYMEKFSVSRLIGAPPGYVGYEDSGTLTKAVRRKPYSVILLDEIEKAHPDVFNILLQVLDEGHLTDNYGRVIDFKNTVVIMTSNVGARDLSKSKALGFTSGDDKANWERRAEKVRDELKNVFNPEFLNRLDDVIVFHPLSREHIASIVGVLLKDIRRRLSEEDLSLRLTETATDFLVKHGYDEQYGARPLKRAIQKFIEDPLSEKILMGEFSRGDELEVDAAADGEHLDFRVLTGSTQA, via the coding sequence ATGAACGGCTATAACTTCACCGAGCGTGTACGCAAGGTCCTCGCAATGGCCCGCGAGGAAGCCGCGCGTCTGCACCACGAGTACGTGGGCACCGAGCACATTCTGCTCGGGTTGATTCGCGAAGGTGAAGGAGTCGCCGCCCAGGTGCTCCAGAACCTCAGCGTCGAGCTGGACGACATCCAGCAGAAGATCGAGGAGACGGTCAAGAAGGGCAAAGCCGGGCAGACCACCGGCCCCGATCTCCCGTATACGTCGCGCGCCAAGAAGGTCCTCGAATTGGCGATGGCCGAAGCGCGCGACCTCAATCACAGCTACGTCGGAACCGAACACCTCCTCCTTGGGCTTCTCCGTGAGGAAAAGGGGATTGCGGCGCAAGTGTTGACCGATGCGGGCGTCAATTTGGACGCCGCCCGCGCCGAGACACTGCGCATCCTCGGCACGGAGATGCCTCAGGGAGGCGGCCAGCAACCCGCGGGCACCGCGCCCGCGCAGACCCCGCCGAAGGGCGAGAAGAAGTCCAAGACGCCGGCGCTCGATCACTTCTGCCGCGATCTCACGCAGCTCGCGGCCGAAGGACAGCTCGATCCGACGATCGGACGCTCGAAAGAAATCCAGCGCGTGATGGAAGTGCTCACGCGCCGCAAGAAGAACAATCCGGTGCTCATCGGCGAACCAGGCGTCGGCAAGACGGCGATCGTCGAGGGACTCGCGCAGCTCATCGCCAACGGCGAGTGCCCCGAGTCGCTCCGCGACCATCGCGTCCTGTCGCTCGACATGGCCGCCGTCATCGCCGGCACGAAGTATCGCGGCCAGTTCGAGGAGCGCCTCAAGGCCGTGATGAACGAGATCGCGCAGAACAAGCAGATCATCCTGTTCATCGACGAGCTGCACACGCTCGTCGGCGCGGGTGCTGCCGAAGGAGCGATCGACGCGTCCAACATGTTGAAGCCTGCGTTGGCACGCGGAGAATTGCAGTGCGTCGGTGCGTCGACGCTCAACGAGTATCGTAAATACATCGAGAAGGACGGCGCGCTCGAGCGTCGCTTCCAGACCGTGATCGTGGATCCGCCGTCGGTCGATGAGACCGTCGAGATCCTGCGTGGCCTCCGCAAGAAGTACGAGGACCACCACAAGGTCACGATCCCGGACATCACGCTCGTTTCGGCGTCGAAGCTCTCGGAGCGCTACATCACCGACCGGTTCCTGCCCGACAAAGCGATCGACGTGATCGACGAGGCGGGTGCACGGGCGCGCCTTGCTGCCCAGGCGCCGCCGCCGGAAGTCGCGGCGCTCAAGGCCGATCTCGAGAAGGTGAACACGGAAAAAGAAGCTGCCGTCCGCGACCAGAACTTCGAGCGCGCCGCGTCGCTGCGCGACAAGGAACGCGAGATTCAGGGCGGCATCAAGCAGAAGCAGGCCGAGTGGGAAGCGCGGCGGCAGTCGCACCGTCCCGTGCTCGGCGAGGAGGAAATCGCGTTCATCGTCAGCCGGTGGACGGGAATTCCCGTGACGCGCCTGCAAGAGGCCGAGACCTCACGGCTGCTTCGAATGGAAGACGAGCTTCACGAGACCGTGATCGGCCAGGACGAGGCGATCAAGGCGATCTCGAAAGCGATCCGCCGCAGCCGCGCGGGACTCAAGGATCCGCGGCGGCCGATCGGGAGCTTCGTGTTCTCTGGCCCGACAGGCGTCGGCAAAACGGAGTTGGCTCGCGCGCTGGCGAAGTTCCTGTTCGCCGACGAGAGCGCTCTGATCCGCGTCGACATGAGCGAATACATGGAGAAGTTCTCCGTGTCGCGTCTCATCGGCGCCCCCCCGGGCTACGTCGGCTACGAGGATTCGGGCACGCTCACGAAGGCCGTGCGTCGCAAGCCGTACAGCGTGATCCTGCTCGACGAGATCGAGAAGGCGCACCCGGACGTGTTCAACATCCTGCTGCAGGTGCTGGATGAAGGGCACCTCACCGACAACTACGGCCGCGTCATCGACTTCAAGAATACGGTCGTGATCATGACGTCGAACGTCGGCGCGCGTGATCTGAGCAAGTCGAAGGCGCTCGGCTTCACGTCGGGCGACGACAAGGCGAATTGGGAGCGGCGCGCCGAAAAGGTGCGGGACGAGTTGAAGAACGTGTTCAACCCGGAATTCCTGAACCGCCTCGACGACGTGATCGTGTTCCACCCGCTCAGCCGCGAGCACATCGCCTCGATCGTGGGCGTGCTGCTCAAGGACATTCGCCGCCGGCTGTCCGAGGAGGATCTCAGCCTCCGCCTGACCGAGACGGCGACCGACTTCCTCGTGAAGCACGGGTACGACGAGCAGTATGGCGCGCGCCCGCTCAAGCGGGCGATTCAGAAGTTCATCGAGGACCCGCTGTCGGAAAAGATTCTGATGGGCGAGTTCTCACGCGGCGACGAGCTGGAGGTCGATGCCGCGGCCGACGGCGAGCACCTGGACTTCCGCGTACTGACCGGCTCGACACAAGCGTAA
- the bamA gene encoding outer membrane protein assembly factor BamA — protein sequence MRRARLLASLIGVVVAVPAVRAQQPSTGTTGTCATPDSVAFRGLSRIPEADVRSDIGIQPKTAISSRVVTQALKNLYATNNFEPNGTATCETIDGKTVLVFNLTERRILSEVSVVGANKVSPSSVKDRVDILIGKPINPAQVAKDVARIDSLYQAEGYFLAKVVVDTVKDGAATTLVFRIDEGRRLAISGVQVEGNKALSAKEIVGAMSTSPEGFFWWKKGEFDQDKFNEDISKSIPQLYAAHGYIDAQVVKDTLIVDRKEGKALVRLTVQEGPQYRIGSFEVNGSKVFSSDQLALFYPFGPRSKTMGEAVKGLVGRGAQKGVFDQSAWDAATDRVRDAYEDQGYIYATIAPVVERRKAGPDSVPTVDLRWEIDERTPAIINRVDILGNDVTTETCIRDQLFVVPGDVFNKQRFIDSYRNIANLGFFEQDMPVPETRPINDKGDIDLIFHVKEKRTGNVNFGASVGQGTGVGGFIGFDQPNLFGECKRGSLQWQFGQYIRDFSLSYSDPRIKQSNVSGTISAYHQQSRFIIRDIGQSVTTGGQLQFGFPVFNSRSTRFYTSYGGEHVKYGGDGLVATIQCNGCFRSTLGMQLDHDTRLGMPFPVAGVHENLSLQLNGGPLGGTASFQRMTAEMHGYTPIATLGKAIGAEPAQVVFGLTARAGAVFGDPGPFFVSQSFSMGGVQYGEPLRGYPEFSITPFGYLPNADQLQAQRTSFGNAFFRGTAELGIRMNQQLYFDAFYDAGNLWERPRDFDPTQLFRGAGVGASLVTPLGPLGVDFGYGFDKTNAAGQPAPGWQVHFKFGNIF from the coding sequence ATGCGACGTGCGCGTCTCCTAGCCAGTTTGATCGGCGTGGTCGTGGCCGTTCCGGCCGTCCGCGCCCAACAGCCGTCTACCGGCACGACCGGAACCTGCGCGACCCCCGACAGCGTGGCATTTCGCGGCCTGTCGCGGATTCCGGAAGCCGACGTCAGGTCGGATATCGGGATCCAACCCAAGACCGCGATCAGCAGCCGGGTCGTCACGCAGGCGCTCAAGAACCTCTACGCCACGAACAACTTCGAGCCGAACGGAACCGCCACGTGCGAGACCATCGACGGCAAGACCGTCCTGGTCTTCAACCTGACGGAGCGCCGGATTCTCAGCGAGGTATCGGTGGTCGGCGCCAACAAGGTGTCGCCATCGTCGGTGAAGGACCGGGTGGACATCCTGATCGGGAAGCCGATCAACCCAGCCCAGGTGGCGAAGGACGTCGCGCGGATCGACTCGCTCTATCAAGCCGAGGGGTATTTCCTGGCCAAAGTGGTCGTGGACACCGTCAAGGACGGGGCCGCGACCACTCTCGTTTTCAGGATCGACGAAGGGCGACGCCTGGCGATCTCGGGTGTCCAGGTCGAAGGAAACAAGGCGCTTTCCGCCAAAGAGATCGTGGGCGCGATGAGCACCAGCCCCGAGGGCTTTTTCTGGTGGAAGAAGGGTGAGTTCGACCAGGACAAGTTCAACGAAGACATCTCGAAGTCGATCCCGCAGCTCTACGCGGCACACGGCTACATCGACGCGCAGGTGGTGAAGGACACCCTGATCGTCGACCGGAAAGAGGGAAAAGCCCTCGTGCGGCTGACGGTGCAGGAAGGACCGCAGTACCGCATCGGCAGCTTCGAGGTCAACGGTTCGAAAGTCTTCTCGAGCGACCAGCTCGCGCTGTTCTATCCCTTCGGTCCGCGCAGCAAGACGATGGGCGAAGCCGTGAAGGGGCTCGTCGGCCGCGGCGCGCAGAAGGGCGTCTTCGACCAGTCGGCGTGGGACGCCGCCACGGACCGCGTCCGCGACGCCTATGAAGATCAGGGTTACATCTACGCGACCATCGCCCCCGTCGTGGAGCGCCGCAAGGCGGGCCCCGACTCGGTCCCGACCGTCGACCTGCGCTGGGAAATCGACGAGCGGACGCCGGCCATCATCAACCGCGTAGACATCCTCGGCAACGACGTCACGACCGAGACGTGTATTCGCGACCAGCTGTTCGTCGTGCCGGGCGACGTGTTCAACAAGCAGCGCTTCATCGACAGCTATCGCAACATCGCCAACCTCGGGTTCTTCGAGCAGGACATGCCGGTGCCCGAGACGCGCCCGATCAACGACAAGGGCGACATCGATCTGATCTTCCACGTCAAAGAGAAGCGCACCGGAAACGTGAACTTCGGCGCCTCGGTGGGTCAGGGAACCGGCGTCGGCGGATTCATCGGGTTCGACCAGCCGAACCTCTTCGGCGAGTGCAAGCGCGGCTCGCTGCAGTGGCAGTTCGGCCAGTACATCAGAGATTTCTCGCTGAGCTACAGCGATCCGCGCATCAAACAGTCGAACGTGTCCGGGACCATCTCGGCGTACCACCAGCAGTCCCGCTTCATCATCCGCGACATCGGCCAGTCGGTCACGACGGGTGGCCAGCTGCAGTTCGGCTTCCCGGTGTTCAACTCGCGGTCGACGCGGTTTTACACGAGCTACGGCGGTGAGCACGTGAAATACGGCGGCGACGGCTTGGTCGCCACCATCCAATGCAACGGCTGCTTCCGATCGACTCTGGGAATGCAGCTCGACCACGACACGCGATTGGGAATGCCGTTCCCCGTGGCCGGTGTGCACGAGAACCTCTCGCTGCAACTGAACGGCGGACCGCTGGGCGGCACGGCGAGCTTCCAGCGCATGACGGCGGAGATGCACGGCTACACGCCGATCGCGACGCTTGGCAAGGCGATCGGGGCGGAGCCGGCGCAGGTGGTCTTCGGTCTGACGGCGCGGGCCGGCGCGGTGTTCGGCGATCCGGGTCCGTTCTTCGTCTCGCAGTCGTTCAGCATGGGCGGCGTGCAGTACGGCGAGCCGCTCCGCGGCTATCCGGAGTTCTCGATCACTCCGTTCGGCTACCTGCCGAACGCCGATCAGCTTCAGGCACAGCGGACGTCCTTCGGCAACGCATTCTTCCGGGGGACGGCGGAGCTTGGGATCCGCATGAATCAGCAGCTCTACTTCGACGCCTTCTACGACGCCGGGAACCTCTGGGAGCGTCCGCGCGATTTCGACCCGACCCAGCTGTTCCGGGGTGCGGGCGTCGGTGCGTCGCTGGTGACGCCACTGGGTCCTCTCGGAGTCGATTTTGGATACGGGTTCGACAAGACCAACGCGGCGGGGCAGCCTGCGCCGGGCTGGCAAGTGCACTTCAAGTTCGGGAACATCTTCTAA
- a CDS encoding OmpH family outer membrane protein has translation MHSIVRAALIALVPTVGLAALGGGQATKIAFVNTAALMEAAPGRDSATAILTREGNAFQAQLSKLQDSVNARLTKFQKDEPTMTAANKDKESKALQALEQELQTKNSQFQQQYDQRKQEVLAPITDMVKKVLDDLREEGNYAMILMNDPGQTPIVSADKNLDITDKAISRLRATKAPVIPATKAGAPAGPAGVTRPGPKPPAK, from the coding sequence ATGCACTCGATCGTCCGCGCGGCCCTGATCGCGCTTGTTCCGACAGTTGGTCTGGCCGCGCTAGGGGGAGGCCAGGCGACGAAGATCGCCTTCGTCAACACGGCGGCGCTCATGGAAGCGGCACCGGGGCGCGATTCCGCGACGGCCATCCTTACGCGTGAAGGCAACGCGTTCCAGGCGCAGCTCTCCAAGCTCCAGGACTCGGTGAACGCGCGGCTCACGAAGTTCCAGAAGGACGAGCCGACGATGACCGCTGCCAACAAGGACAAGGAGTCGAAAGCGCTCCAGGCGCTCGAACAGGAACTGCAGACCAAGAATTCGCAGTTCCAGCAGCAGTACGACCAGCGCAAGCAGGAAGTCTTGGCGCCGATCACCGACATGGTGAAGAAAGTCCTCGACGATCTGCGCGAGGAAGGCAACTACGCGATGATTCTCATGAACGATCCGGGGCAAACGCCGATCGTCTCGGCCGACAAGAATCTCGACATCACGGACAAAGCGATCTCGCGTTTGCGCGCGACGAAAGCGCCGGTAATACCAGCGACGAAGGCAGGCGCGCCTGCGGGTCCGGCCGGTGTCACGCGTCCGGGGCCCAAGCCGCCGGCGAAGTGA
- the lpxD gene encoding UDP-3-O-(3-hydroxymyristoyl)glucosamine N-acyltransferase: protein MTADSPEGAGRSNKTNGGEGGVVLTAAAIAEAVSGRLVGDPAVSISGIAPLDRASPTDLSFLGAPKYAPAFAASRAGIVLISPELAEAPGQVASRVVVERPQEALLSLLPRFHRRADAAQGVHQTAVIGRGARLGRNVSIGPYAILGDRVVLGDNVVVGAHSVISEGVEVGDDCRLYPTVTVYSGSRIGRRVIIHAGARIGSDGFGYLQKDGAHLKIPHVGRCLIEDDVEIGANSTIDRGSIDDTVVGAGTKIDNLVQIAHNVRIGKFCLIMAQVGIAGSVRVEDGAMLLGQVGVSGHHTVGAKSVLAAQAGVFGDIPAGETWSGYPARPHKEALRAQAALFKLPSLIRRIERLLESTPDTK, encoded by the coding sequence GTGACGGCCGACTCGCCTGAAGGGGCGGGGCGATCCAACAAGACAAACGGCGGTGAGGGCGGAGTCGTCCTCACCGCCGCGGCCATTGCGGAGGCGGTCTCCGGGCGGTTGGTAGGCGATCCCGCCGTCTCGATCTCCGGGATCGCGCCGCTGGACCGTGCATCGCCGACGGATCTGAGCTTCCTCGGAGCGCCCAAGTACGCCCCGGCGTTCGCCGCGTCGCGGGCCGGCATCGTGCTGATCTCACCGGAGCTGGCCGAAGCCCCGGGGCAGGTGGCCAGCCGTGTGGTGGTCGAACGCCCGCAAGAGGCGCTGTTGTCGCTCCTGCCGCGGTTCCATCGGCGAGCCGACGCGGCGCAGGGCGTCCACCAGACCGCCGTCATCGGCCGAGGGGCGCGGCTGGGACGCAACGTCTCGATCGGTCCCTATGCCATCCTTGGCGATCGCGTCGTTCTCGGCGACAACGTCGTCGTCGGCGCCCACTCGGTGATCAGCGAAGGGGTGGAGGTCGGCGACGACTGCCGTCTCTACCCGACGGTGACGGTCTATAGCGGGTCGCGGATCGGGCGCCGCGTGATCATTCACGCCGGCGCGCGGATCGGTTCGGACGGATTCGGTTACCTGCAGAAGGACGGCGCACATCTCAAGATTCCGCACGTTGGCCGGTGCCTGATCGAGGACGACGTGGAAATCGGCGCCAACTCGACAATCGATCGCGGGAGCATCGACGATACCGTCGTCGGCGCCGGGACCAAGATCGACAACCTGGTGCAGATCGCGCACAACGTCCGCATCGGGAAGTTTTGTTTGATCATGGCGCAGGTCGGCATCGCCGGATCCGTCCGCGTGGAGGACGGCGCGATGCTTCTCGGCCAGGTAGGCGTATCGGGGCATCATACGGTGGGCGCCAAGTCGGTGCTTGCTGCGCAAGCCGGTGTCTTTGGCGATATTCCAGCCGGTGAAACGTGGTCGGGATACCCGGCGCGCCCTCATAAGGAAGCGCTTCGGGCCCAGGCCGCGCTCTTCAAACTTCCCAGCCTCATTCGCCGAATCGAGCGCCTGCTCGAGTCCACGCCCGATACAAAATGA
- the lpxC gene encoding UDP-3-O-acyl-N-acetylglucosamine deacetylase — MNRRTIAHPVSLDGVGLHLGEPCCLQFHPAASGAGITFRRMDLEGSPTIPALAEHALLTERHTQLGADPVSVHTVEHVLAAVAGCGFDDVEIRLDGPEPPIMDGSAAPFVEALASAGVLEQRGEVRYLTLRKPLSFADGESRYEVMPASELRLDVTIDFPHPMIGVQRCSYHHAHNAFATEIGPARTFGFMREVDALRSKGLIQGASLDNAVVLDETAVLGSPLRWPDEFVRHKALDCLGDLALAGMRVRAHVTAVKPSHRGTVQLVRAMKDAATGGEKAVMEIEDIMKALAHRYPFLLVDRILEIDEKRVVGLKNVTINEPFFQGHFPGHPIMPGVLIIEAMAQVGGMLLMGSVPDPSSKVVYFTSLNNVKWRRPVRPGDQLRFELELLQVRGMMCKMSGIAKVDGQVVCEAEMGAVVRDK; from the coding sequence ATGAATCGTCGCACGATTGCTCACCCGGTGTCGCTCGACGGGGTCGGGCTGCACTTGGGGGAACCGTGCTGCCTGCAGTTTCATCCGGCGGCCAGCGGCGCTGGAATCACCTTCCGGCGCATGGATCTCGAGGGTTCGCCGACGATCCCGGCGCTTGCCGAACACGCGCTGCTCACGGAACGCCACACTCAGCTCGGAGCCGACCCCGTGTCGGTGCACACGGTCGAGCACGTGTTGGCGGCGGTCGCCGGCTGCGGCTTCGACGACGTCGAGATTCGGCTCGACGGCCCGGAGCCGCCGATCATGGACGGCAGCGCGGCGCCGTTCGTGGAAGCGCTCGCGTCGGCCGGCGTGCTCGAGCAGCGGGGTGAAGTCCGCTACCTCACGCTCCGCAAGCCGCTGTCGTTCGCCGACGGAGAGTCGCGCTACGAGGTGATGCCGGCGTCGGAGCTCCGGCTGGATGTCACGATCGACTTCCCGCATCCGATGATCGGGGTCCAGCGCTGCTCGTACCACCATGCGCACAACGCGTTCGCGACGGAGATTGGTCCGGCGCGCACCTTCGGCTTCATGCGGGAGGTGGACGCCCTTCGCTCGAAGGGGCTCATTCAAGGGGCGTCGCTGGACAACGCCGTGGTCCTGGACGAGACGGCGGTTCTCGGTTCGCCGCTCCGGTGGCCCGACGAATTCGTGCGGCACAAGGCGCTGGACTGCCTCGGCGATCTCGCGCTCGCCGGCATGCGGGTGCGGGCCCACGTCACGGCGGTCAAGCCCAGTCACCGTGGGACCGTGCAACTGGTTCGTGCAATGAAAGACGCCGCGACGGGAGGAGAAAAGGCCGTGATGGAAATCGAAGACATCATGAAGGCGCTGGCGCATCGTTATCCCTTTCTCCTCGTGGACCGGATCCTCGAGATCGACGAGAAGCGCGTGGTCGGCCTTAAGAACGTGACGATCAACGAGCCGTTTTTTCAGGGGCATTTCCCCGGACATCCAATCATGCCGGGAGTGCTGATCATCGAGGCGATGGCGCAGGTCGGTGGAATGTTGCTGATGGGTTCCGTCCCGGACCCGTCGTCGAAGGTCGTGTATTTCACATCGCTCAACAACGTGAAGTGGCGCCGGCCGGTGAGGCCCGGCGACCAGCTGCGCTTCGAGCTGGAGCTGCTGCAGGTGCGAGGAATGATGTGCAAGATGTCCGGCATCGCGAAGGTGGATGGCCAGGTGGTCTGCGAAGCCGAAATGGGCGCGGTGGTGCGCGACAAATGA
- the lpxA gene encoding acyl-ACP--UDP-N-acetylglucosamine O-acyltransferase, with protein sequence MSASIHSTAIVHPRATVADDAEIGPFAMVGENCTVGPGSVIATRAVLERNVCLGRDVKVGVGTVIGGDPQDLKYKGEPTTVEIGDGTVIREYTTINRGTTHSFKTTVGKNCFLMSYVHLAHDCHIGDGVIISNGTQLAGHVTIDSKAILSGLVAVHQFATIGGYCFIGGCSRVAKDVPPYVKAVGNPIKLYGLNSVGLERNGIPEEVRRELKRAYRLFFKSGLNLTQARERAAAELHAYPEIKEFLAFFDRSDRGSVVG encoded by the coding sequence ATGAGCGCGTCGATTCATTCGACTGCGATCGTCCATCCGAGGGCGACCGTCGCCGACGACGCCGAGATCGGACCGTTCGCGATGGTGGGCGAAAATTGCACGGTCGGCCCCGGATCGGTGATCGCCACGCGCGCGGTCCTCGAGCGAAACGTCTGTCTCGGGCGCGACGTGAAGGTCGGCGTGGGCACGGTGATCGGCGGCGATCCGCAGGACCTCAAGTACAAAGGTGAGCCGACGACGGTCGAGATCGGGGACGGGACGGTGATCCGCGAGTACACGACGATCAATCGCGGAACGACGCACTCGTTCAAGACCACGGTGGGGAAGAACTGTTTCCTCATGTCGTACGTGCACCTGGCGCACGACTGCCATATCGGCGACGGTGTGATCATCTCGAACGGCACGCAGCTCGCCGGCCACGTGACGATCGACTCGAAGGCGATCTTGAGCGGGCTGGTCGCCGTCCACCAGTTCGCGACGATCGGAGGCTACTGCTTCATCGGCGGCTGCTCGCGCGTCGCGAAAGACGTTCCGCCGTACGTGAAGGCGGTCGGCAACCCGATCAAGCTTTATGGTCTCAACAGCGTGGGGCTGGAGCGAAACGGAATCCCTGAGGAAGTACGCCGAGAGCTCAAGCGCGCGTACCGGCTCTTCTTCAAGTCGGGGCTGAACCTGACGCAGGCGCGTGAGCGCGCGGCGGCGGAGCTGCACGCGTATCCGGAGATCAAGGAGTTCCTGGCGTTCTTCGACCGTAGCGACCGCGGGTCGGTGGTGGGATGA
- a CDS encoding Gfo/Idh/MocA family oxidoreductase, with protein MTIRVGVVGAGALGFHHTRILRDVPGATLVGFHDSDSARSATVASELGVTSFASLEALLDQVTAVTIAVPTPAHFAVAAPALERGLHVLVEKPIAATLDEADALLAIAKRTGAVIQTGHIERFNRAVRGALPYVESPRFIESDRLAPFNPRGSDVAVVLDLMIHDIDLVRTFVGGGVASVAAVGVPVLTPFVDIANARLTFDSGAVANITASRVSRERMRKLRIFQQSGYLSLDLAAGTGEIYRLRRDVDLAALVRDARGAQAIESYVERIAIDASEGEPLRLELEAFVRAVGGDGPPPVTGDDGREALAVALTIVHDIERTGPRLGGMPTGVMSSDALAGTAGIRA; from the coding sequence ATGACGATTCGGGTCGGCGTGGTTGGCGCGGGAGCGCTCGGCTTTCATCACACCCGAATCCTGCGCGACGTTCCGGGCGCGACGCTCGTCGGCTTTCACGATTCGGATTCGGCCCGATCGGCGACGGTCGCGTCCGAGCTCGGGGTGACGTCGTTCGCGTCGCTGGAGGCGCTGCTCGACCAGGTGACGGCGGTGACGATCGCGGTGCCGACGCCCGCGCACTTCGCCGTCGCGGCGCCCGCGCTGGAGCGCGGACTGCACGTGCTCGTCGAAAAGCCGATCGCGGCGACGCTCGACGAGGCGGATGCGCTGTTGGCCATCGCCAAGCGTACGGGCGCGGTGATTCAGACGGGGCACATCGAGCGATTCAACCGCGCCGTCCGCGGCGCGTTGCCGTATGTCGAATCGCCGCGTTTCATCGAGAGCGACCGGCTCGCGCCGTTCAATCCGCGCGGGTCGGACGTGGCCGTCGTGCTCGATCTGATGATCCACGACATCGATCTGGTGCGGACGTTCGTCGGCGGAGGGGTGGCGTCGGTTGCCGCGGTCGGCGTGCCGGTGCTGACGCCGTTCGTCGACATCGCGAATGCGCGGCTCACGTTCGATTCGGGCGCGGTCGCCAACATCACGGCGAGCCGCGTGTCGCGCGAACGCATGCGCAAGCTCCGCATCTTTCAGCAGAGCGGGTACCTGTCACTCGATTTGGCCGCGGGCACGGGAGAGATCTACCGTCTGCGGCGCGACGTGGACCTGGCGGCGCTCGTGCGCGACGCGCGTGGCGCGCAGGCGATCGAATCGTACGTGGAACGCATCGCCATCGACGCGTCCGAGGGAGAGCCGCTCCGGCTCGAGCTCGAGGCGTTCGTGCGCGCCGTGGGCGGAGACGGGCCGCCGCCCGTCACGGGCGACGACGGCCGCGAAGCGTTGGCCGTGGCGTTGACGATCGTCCACGACATCGAACGAACGGGCCCGCGACTCGGCGGAATGCCGACGGGCGTGATGTCGAGCGACGCGCTGGCCGGCACGGCAGGCATTCGTGCGTGA
- the lpxB gene encoding lipid-A-disaccharide synthase, which yields MREILFVAGEVSGDLHAARVMRELVARGAATRFHAVGIGGDEMRAAGVELVEHVEQLAVMGFIEVLEHVPKHWALLRNLERRIKSGNVALVVLIDYPTFNMKVADAAAVAGVPVLYYVTPQVWAWGADRLERLSKTVTKAAAILPFEEPLLRAHHIDATFVGHPLLDRLDQLPDRCEARRNLGLGDDARVLALFPGSRAQEIRRHLDGFVETARELQRRDPSLKVVVSAAPHVELDPRRCPFPAVRSASFAILRAADAALCKSGTTTLEAAVAGCPLAVAYRTSRLTYAAARRLVKISNIGLVNVVAGTRVAPEFVQDAFQPPAVADALAPLLDRGSAERRAMIEGLARVRTSLGQPGAAGRVADMALSLADRAPDGH from the coding sequence GTGCGTGAGATTCTGTTCGTCGCCGGAGAAGTTTCCGGCGATTTGCACGCGGCGCGCGTGATGCGTGAGCTCGTGGCGCGCGGTGCGGCCACGCGCTTCCATGCCGTCGGCATCGGCGGCGACGAGATGCGCGCCGCCGGCGTCGAGCTCGTCGAGCACGTCGAGCAGCTCGCCGTCATGGGTTTCATCGAGGTGCTCGAGCACGTGCCGAAGCACTGGGCGCTGCTGCGGAACCTCGAGCGCCGGATCAAGAGCGGCAACGTGGCGCTCGTCGTGCTGATCGACTATCCGACGTTCAACATGAAGGTCGCCGACGCCGCCGCGGTTGCCGGCGTTCCGGTGCTCTATTACGTCACGCCGCAGGTGTGGGCGTGGGGTGCCGACCGACTCGAGCGCCTCTCGAAGACCGTGACGAAGGCGGCGGCGATTCTTCCGTTCGAGGAGCCGCTGCTCCGCGCGCACCACATCGACGCGACCTTCGTCGGCCACCCGTTGCTCGACCGGCTCGATCAGCTTCCCGATCGCTGCGAGGCGCGCCGAAACCTGGGATTGGGCGACGACGCTCGCGTGCTCGCGCTCTTCCCGGGGAGCCGGGCGCAGGAGATTCGTCGTCATCTGGACGGATTCGTCGAAACCGCGCGCGAGCTGCAACGGCGCGATCCGTCGTTGAAGGTCGTCGTCAGCGCGGCGCCGCACGTCGAGCTCGATCCACGCCGATGCCCGTTCCCGGCGGTGCGGTCCGCGTCGTTCGCGATTCTGCGCGCCGCGGACGCCGCGTTGTGCAAGAGCGGCACGACGACGCTCGAGGCCGCGGTCGCGGGGTGTCCGCTCGCGGTCGCGTACCGCACGAGCCGGCTCACCTATGCGGCGGCTCGCCGTTTGGTAAAGATCTCGAATATCGGTCTCGTGAACGTCGTGGCGGGGACCCGTGTGGCGCCCGAGTTCGTGCAGGACGCCTTTCAGCCGCCGGCAGTCGCCGACGCCCTGGCGCCGCTGCTCGACCGCGGCAGCGCCGAGCGGCGCGCGATGATCGAAGGGCTCGCTCGCGTCCGCACGTCACTTGGACAGCCCGGCGCGGCGGGCCGCGTGGCCGACATGGCGCTGTCCCTCGCCGACCGGGCCCCCGATGGCCACTGA